Proteins encoded within one genomic window of Flavobacterium gilvum:
- a CDS encoding DUF3467 domain-containing protein, producing MSNSKQQQEQINIELDETVAEGIYSNLAIINHSSSEFVLDFVCIMPGVPKAKVKSRIVLTPQHAKRLLNAIGENIHRYEMSHGEIKDVEQPPIPLNFGPTGQA from the coding sequence ATGAGCAATTCTAAACAACAACAAGAACAGATTAACATTGAATTAGACGAAACTGTAGCCGAAGGTATTTATTCCAATTTAGCTATAATTAATCATTCTTCATCTGAATTTGTATTAGATTTTGTATGTATTATGCCTGGTGTTCCAAAAGCAAAAGTGAAATCAAGAATTGTTTTGACTCCGCAGCATGCTAAAAGATTGCTCAATGCAATTGGCGAAAACATTCATCGTTATGAAATGTCGCATGGTGAAATTAAGGATGTAGAACAGCCTCCTATTCCGCTAAACTTTGGTCCAACTGGTCAAGCATAA
- a CDS encoding peptidylprolyl isomerase produces MPLKNAQMKSITNKVVLTFFLLFSVFSFVNAQEIIKDNTVAPVKETVPSTKKLKVDGVVATVGDYIILDSDIDKGFLEITAQGGSVKDITRCQILGKLLEDKLYAHQAVQDSINVSDSEVKGQMDERLNYMLEQIGSMDKLVAYYQKSSEEEFRTYFFDVLKEQELTKQMQKKIVEKVEITPEEVREFFKKIPAADLPVFGAELEVAQIVILPKVTDADKQKVIERLKGYRKECLEGASFATKAVLYSEDPGSSKNGGYYKMTRKTPFVKEFKDVAFSLAEGEISEPFESQYGFHIIYVEKIKGQEIELRHILISPEVNKESLKEANDKITLIRKKILDKEITFAEAARTMSDQKETRANGGILVNPKTQDTRFELTNMDPSIYSQVSNLKDNEISMPYLEDVQGKKDYKIMTVTNRIDSHTADYAKDYVKIKDLALKDKQFKAIGKWFDTKIKDTYIKIVDEYKDCPFTNNWLKK; encoded by the coding sequence ATGCCTTTAAAAAATGCACAAATGAAATCCATAACTAATAAAGTTGTGTTGACTTTTTTTCTTTTGTTTTCTGTTTTTAGCTTTGTAAATGCTCAAGAAATTATAAAAGATAATACTGTTGCTCCTGTCAAAGAGACCGTGCCGTCCACTAAAAAACTAAAAGTTGATGGAGTAGTAGCAACCGTAGGGGATTATATTATTTTGGATTCAGATATTGATAAAGGATTTTTGGAGATTACAGCTCAAGGTGGTTCTGTAAAAGATATAACCAGATGTCAGATTTTAGGTAAATTACTCGAAGATAAATTATATGCGCATCAAGCAGTTCAGGATAGTATAAATGTTTCTGACTCTGAAGTGAAAGGGCAGATGGATGAAAGATTGAATTATATGTTGGAACAAATTGGGTCAATGGATAAATTGGTTGCTTATTATCAGAAAAGTTCAGAAGAAGAATTCAGAACCTATTTTTTTGATGTTTTGAAAGAGCAGGAACTTACTAAGCAAATGCAGAAGAAAATTGTTGAAAAAGTAGAAATTACTCCTGAAGAAGTTCGTGAATTTTTCAAAAAAATACCTGCTGCAGATTTGCCTGTTTTTGGTGCAGAATTAGAAGTGGCTCAAATCGTTATACTACCGAAAGTTACTGATGCAGATAAGCAAAAAGTTATTGAGAGGCTGAAAGGTTATAGGAAAGAATGTCTTGAGGGAGCAAGTTTTGCAACCAAAGCAGTTTTGTATTCTGAAGATCCTGGATCTAGTAAAAATGGAGGTTATTATAAAATGACTCGTAAAACACCATTTGTAAAAGAGTTTAAAGATGTGGCTTTTAGTCTTGCTGAAGGTGAAATTTCAGAACCTTTTGAATCCCAATATGGATTTCATATTATTTATGTAGAAAAGATAAAAGGGCAGGAAATAGAATTGAGACATATTTTGATTTCTCCTGAAGTAAATAAAGAATCTTTGAAAGAAGCGAATGATAAAATTACGCTAATAAGAAAAAAGATTTTGGATAAAGAAATCACTTTTGCGGAAGCGGCAAGAACTATGTCTGATCAAAAAGAAACAAGAGCTAATGGTGGAATTTTAGTGAATCCAAAAACGCAGGATACCCGTTTTGAGTTGACAAATATGGATCCGTCTATTTATAGCCAAGTTTCTAATTTGAAGGATAACGAAATTTCAATGCCTTATCTTGAAGATGTTCAAGGGAAAAAAGATTATAAGATTATGACTGTAACCAATAGGATAGATTCGCATACTGCTGATTATGCTAAGGATTACGTTAAAATTAAAGATTTAGCCTTGAAGGACAAACAATTCAAAGCTATCGGAAAATGGTTTGATACAAAAATTAAAGATACCTATATCAAGATTGTTGACGAATATAAAGATTGCCCTTTTACCAATAATTGGTTAAAAAAATAA
- the rpoC gene encoding DNA-directed RNA polymerase subunit beta' produces the protein MINNRNNKEKNTVKRFDKISIGLASPESILKESRGEVLKPETINYRTHKPERDGLFCERIFGPVKDFECACGKYKRIRYKGIICDRCGVEVTEKKVRRDRVGHINLVVPIAHIWYFRSLPNKIGYILGLPSKKLDMIIYYERYVVIQPGIAKNTDGESIQRLDFLTEEEYLNILDTLPADNQYLDDFDPNKFVAKMGAECIMDLLARIDLDELSYDLRHKANNETSKQRKTEALKRLQVVESFRESTLNRENRPEWMIMKVIPVIPPELRPLVPLDGGRFATSDLNDLYRRVIIRNNRLKRLIEIKAPEVILRNEKRMLQESVDSLFDNTRKASAVKTESNRPLKSLSDSLKGKQGRFRQNLLGKRVDYSARSVIVVGPELKLFECGLPKDMAAELYKPFVIRKLIERGIVKTVKSAKKIIDKKEPVVWDILENVIKGHPVLLNRAPTLHRLGIQAFQPKLIEGKAIQLHPLVCTAFNADFDGDQMAVHLPLGPEAILEAQLLMLASHNILNPANGAPITVPSQDMVLGLYYMTKERLSTPEKTILGEGITFYSAEEVNIALNEGRLELNARVKIRAKDFNENGELVYQIIQTTAGRVLFNEVVPEAAGYINDVLTKKNLRDIIGHVLSSTDVPTTAAFLDNMKDMGYKFAFKGGLSFSLGDIRIPEQKPKLIADAREQVEGISANYNMGLITNNERYNQVIDVWTSANAQLTELAMKNIREDQQGFNSVYMMLDSGARGSKEQIRQLTGMRGLMAKPKKSTAGGGEIIENPILSNFKEGLSILEYFISTHGARKGLADTALKTADAGYLTRRLHDVSQDVIVNIEDCGTLRGIEVSALKKNEEIVESLGERILGRVALQDVINPLTSEILVHAGEQITEALVKGIEASPVEKVEVRSPLVCEATKGICAKCYGRNLATGKMTQRGEAVGVIAAQSIGEPGTQLTLRTFHVGGVAGGISEDSSIITRFAGKLEIEDLKTVKGEDSEGNSVDIVVSRSTELKLIDEKTGILLSTHNIPYGSSIFVNDGESVAKGTVICKWDPYNGVIVSEFTGKIAYEDLEQGQSFMVEIDEQTGFQEKVISESRNKKLIPTLLVYGKEGELIRSYNLPVGAHLMVDNGEKIKAGKVLVKIPRRSSKSGDITGGLPRITELLEARNPSNPAVVSEIDGVVSFGKIKRGNREIVIESKFGDVRKYLVKLSSQILVQENDFVRAGAPLSDGAITPDDILRIQGPAAVQQYLVNEIQEVYRLQGVKINDKHFEVVIRQMMRKVQVEDPGDTLFLEDQLIHTKDFIVENDKLYGMKVVEDAGDSSVLKPGQIISPRQLRDENSLLKRTDKNLVVARDVITATATPVLQGITRASLQTKSFISAASFQETTKVLNEAAVAGKLDLLEGLKENVIVGHRIPAGTGMREYDNAIVGSREDYNDMMANKEEYIY, from the coding sequence ATGATAAATAATAGAAATAATAAAGAGAAAAATACTGTAAAAAGATTTGACAAAATTTCAATTGGATTGGCTTCTCCGGAATCAATCTTGAAAGAGTCAAGAGGTGAGGTTTTAAAACCAGAAACCATTAATTACAGAACTCACAAACCAGAGCGCGATGGTCTTTTCTGCGAAAGAATTTTTGGACCAGTAAAAGATTTTGAATGTGCTTGTGGTAAATATAAAAGAATACGTTACAAAGGTATCATCTGTGACCGTTGTGGTGTTGAAGTAACTGAAAAGAAAGTACGTAGAGACAGAGTAGGACACATCAACCTTGTTGTGCCTATTGCTCACATTTGGTATTTCCGTTCACTTCCTAATAAAATTGGTTATATCCTTGGTCTTCCTTCTAAGAAATTAGATATGATTATCTACTACGAAAGATATGTAGTTATTCAGCCAGGTATCGCCAAAAATACAGATGGTGAATCAATACAAAGATTGGATTTCTTGACAGAAGAGGAATATTTGAATATTTTGGATACTCTTCCTGCAGATAACCAATATTTAGACGATTTTGATCCAAATAAATTTGTTGCCAAAATGGGAGCAGAGTGTATTATGGATTTATTGGCTCGTATTGATCTTGACGAATTGTCATACGATTTAAGACATAAAGCTAATAACGAGACATCTAAACAAAGAAAAACTGAAGCTTTAAAAAGACTTCAGGTTGTAGAATCTTTCCGTGAGTCTACTTTGAACAGAGAGAATCGTCCTGAATGGATGATTATGAAAGTAATTCCGGTAATTCCACCAGAATTGCGTCCTCTTGTGCCACTTGATGGTGGTCGTTTTGCGACTTCAGATTTGAATGATTTATACCGTCGTGTAATCATCCGTAACAACCGTTTGAAAAGATTAATCGAGATTAAAGCTCCTGAAGTAATCTTGAGAAACGAAAAACGTATGTTGCAGGAATCTGTAGATTCACTTTTCGATAATACTCGTAAAGCTTCTGCAGTAAAAACGGAATCAAACAGACCTTTGAAATCATTATCTGATTCCTTAAAAGGTAAACAAGGGCGTTTCCGTCAAAACTTACTTGGAAAACGTGTGGATTATTCTGCTCGTTCGGTAATTGTTGTTGGGCCTGAGTTGAAATTGTTTGAATGCGGTTTGCCAAAAGATATGGCTGCTGAGTTATACAAACCTTTCGTTATCCGTAAATTGATAGAAAGAGGAATTGTAAAAACAGTAAAATCTGCTAAGAAAATAATTGACAAAAAAGAGCCGGTAGTTTGGGATATTCTTGAAAACGTAATCAAAGGACACCCAGTATTACTGAACCGTGCTCCTACTTTGCACAGGTTAGGTATTCAAGCTTTCCAACCAAAATTGATTGAAGGAAAAGCAATCCAATTGCACCCATTAGTATGTACGGCGTTCAACGCGGATTTCGATGGTGACCAGATGGCAGTTCACTTGCCATTAGGGCCAGAAGCTATTTTGGAAGCACAATTGTTAATGTTGGCCTCTCATAATATCTTGAACCCTGCAAATGGTGCTCCTATCACAGTACCTTCTCAGGACATGGTTTTGGGTCTTTATTATATGACCAAAGAACGTTTGTCTACACCTGAGAAAACTATTTTAGGAGAAGGAATTACATTCTATTCTGCTGAGGAGGTTAATATCGCATTAAACGAAGGAAGATTAGAATTGAATGCTCGAGTGAAAATTAGAGCAAAAGATTTTAATGAGAATGGAGAATTGGTGTATCAAATTATCCAAACAACTGCTGGACGTGTATTGTTTAACGAAGTGGTACCCGAAGCAGCTGGATATATCAATGATGTATTAACTAAGAAAAACTTGAGAGATATCATCGGACACGTATTGAGTTCGACTGATGTTCCTACAACAGCGGCTTTCTTGGACAATATGAAAGATATGGGTTATAAATTCGCATTTAAAGGAGGATTGTCATTCTCTCTTGGTGATATTAGAATCCCAGAACAAAAACCAAAATTAATTGCAGATGCCAGAGAGCAAGTTGAAGGTATTTCTGCTAACTATAACATGGGTCTTATCACCAATAACGAACGTTACAACCAAGTTATTGATGTATGGACTTCAGCAAATGCTCAATTGACGGAGTTGGCAATGAAAAACATTAGAGAAGACCAACAAGGTTTCAACTCTGTGTATATGATGCTTGACTCTGGAGCAAGGGGATCTAAAGAACAAATTCGTCAGTTAACCGGTATGCGTGGTTTGATGGCTAAGCCTAAAAAATCGACTGCTGGTGGTGGTGAAATTATTGAGAACCCGATTCTTTCGAACTTTAAAGAAGGTCTTTCTATCCTTGAGTACTTTATCTCTACTCACGGTGCTCGTAAAGGTCTTGCGGATACCGCTTTGAAAACAGCTGATGCTGGATACTTGACAAGAAGATTACATGACGTTTCTCAGGATGTTATTGTTAATATCGAGGATTGTGGTACTCTAAGAGGTATTGAAGTTTCTGCTTTGAAGAAAAATGAGGAAATTGTTGAATCATTGGGTGAAAGAATCTTAGGACGTGTTGCATTGCAAGATGTGATTAATCCTTTGACAAGCGAGATTTTAGTTCACGCTGGAGAGCAAATCACCGAAGCTTTAGTAAAAGGTATCGAAGCTTCTCCAGTAGAGAAAGTAGAAGTACGTTCTCCATTGGTTTGTGAGGCTACTAAAGGTATTTGTGCTAAATGTTACGGTAGAAACTTAGCTACTGGTAAAATGACTCAAAGAGGTGAGGCAGTTGGTGTAATTGCAGCACAATCTATTGGTGAACCAGGTACACAGTTGACATTACGTACGTTCCACGTTGGAGGGGTTGCAGGAGGTATTTCTGAAGATTCTAGTATTATTACTCGTTTTGCAGGTAAACTAGAGATTGAAGATTTGAAAACTGTAAAAGGTGAAGACAGCGAAGGTAATTCAGTTGATATTGTTGTTTCTCGTTCAACAGAGTTGAAATTAATTGATGAGAAAACTGGTATTCTATTGAGTACACATAACATTCCTTACGGTTCAAGTATCTTTGTTAATGATGGTGAATCTGTTGCAAAAGGAACTGTTATCTGTAAATGGGATCCATATAATGGGGTTATCGTTTCTGAGTTTACCGGAAAAATTGCTTACGAAGATTTAGAGCAAGGACAATCGTTCATGGTTGAAATTGATGAGCAAACTGGTTTCCAAGAAAAAGTAATCTCTGAATCAAGAAACAAAAAATTAATCCCAACATTATTGGTTTACGGTAAAGAAGGAGAATTAATTCGTTCTTACAACTTACCAGTTGGAGCGCACTTGATGGTTGATAACGGAGAAAAAATTAAAGCTGGTAAAGTTTTGGTGAAAATTCCACGTCGTTCTTCAAAATCTGGGGATATTACAGGAGGTCTACCAAGAATTACTGAGTTGTTAGAAGCTCGTAATCCTTCGAATCCAGCTGTAGTTTCTGAGATTGATGGTGTTGTTTCTTTCGGGAAAATCAAGAGAGGTAACCGTGAAATTGTTATCGAATCTAAATTTGGTGACGTTAGAAAATACTTGGTTAAATTATCAAGTCAGATCTTAGTTCAGGAAAATGACTTCGTAAGAGCTGGTGCTCCATTATCTGACGGTGCTATTACACCGGATGATATTTTGAGAATTCAAGGACCTGCTGCTGTTCAACAGTATTTGGTAAATGAAATTCAAGAGGTATACCGTCTTCAAGGGGTTAAAATTAACGATAAGCACTTTGAAGTAGTAATACGTCAAATGATGCGTAAAGTACAAGTTGAAGATCCTGGAGATACTTTATTCTTAGAAGATCAATTAATTCATACCAAAGATTTTATCGTTGAAAATGATAAATTATATGGAATGAAAGTAGTTGAAGATGCTGGAGATTCAAGTGTTTTAAAACCAGGTCAGATTATTTCGCCACGTCAATTGCGTGATGAAAATTCATTGTTGAAGCGTACAGATAAAAACCTTGTTGTTGCACGTGATGTAATTACTGCAACTGCTACTCCGGTACTTCAAGGTATTACTAGAGCTTCTCTTCAAACGAAATCATTTATTTCTGCTGCTTCGTTCCAGGAAACAACAAAAGTGTTGAATGAAGCTGCTGTAGCAGGTAAACTTGATTTGTTAGAAGGATTGAAAGAAAATGTAATTGTAGGTCATAGAATCCCAGCCGGTACTGGTATGAGAGAGTATGATAATGCAATTGTAGGTTCTAGAGAAGACTACAATGATATGATGGCTAATAAAGAAGAATATATTTATTAA
- a CDS encoding AAA family ATPase, protein MSDVTAIQNLVEKRNELKKEIAKIIVGQEEVVDQILLCIFSGGHALLVGVPGLAKTLLVNTLAKALGLDFKRIQFTPDLMPSDILGSEILDENRQFKFIKGPLFSNIILADEINRTPPKTQSALLEAMQERSVTIAGVNHKLSLPYFVLATQNPIEQEGTYPLPEAQLDRFMFAIKLEYPSFEEEVQVVKRTTADLNTEVNALFTAQEIIDFQHLIRRIPVADNVVEYAVTLVSKTRPDNELSNGFVKNYLDWGAGPRASQNLILAAKAHAAFNGKFSPDIEDVKAVATGILRHRIVKNYKADAEGISEEMIIDKLI, encoded by the coding sequence ATGTCGGATGTAACTGCGATTCAAAATTTAGTTGAAAAACGAAATGAATTAAAAAAAGAAATTGCCAAAATCATTGTTGGTCAAGAAGAGGTTGTAGATCAAATTTTACTTTGTATATTTTCAGGAGGACACGCGTTGTTGGTTGGAGTTCCTGGATTGGCAAAAACGTTATTGGTGAATACTTTGGCAAAAGCTTTGGGATTGGATTTTAAAAGAATTCAATTTACACCGGATTTGATGCCTTCGGACATTTTAGGAAGTGAAATATTGGACGAAAACAGACAGTTTAAATTTATAAAAGGACCGTTGTTTTCTAATATTATTTTGGCAGATGAAATCAATAGGACACCACCAAAAACACAGTCGGCTTTGTTGGAGGCTATGCAGGAAAGATCGGTTACAATTGCAGGAGTGAATCATAAATTGAGCCTCCCTTATTTTGTGCTTGCAACACAAAATCCAATCGAACAGGAGGGGACTTATCCTTTGCCTGAAGCGCAACTAGACCGATTTATGTTTGCAATCAAACTGGAATATCCTTCGTTTGAGGAAGAAGTTCAGGTGGTAAAACGCACTACGGCAGATTTGAATACTGAAGTTAATGCGTTGTTTACGGCTCAGGAAATTATAGATTTTCAACATTTGATTCGTCGAATTCCTGTTGCTGATAATGTGGTGGAATATGCTGTGACACTAGTGAGTAAAACACGTCCAGATAATGAACTTTCCAATGGATTTGTGAAAAACTATCTGGATTGGGGTGCGGGACCAAGAGCTTCGCAGAATTTAATTTTGGCGGCCAAGGCTCATGCTGCTTTCAATGGGAAATTTTCACCGGATATTGAAGATGTAAAAGCGGTTGCTACTGGAATCTTGCGACACAGAATCGTTAAAAACTACAAAGCTGATGCTGAGGGGATTTCTGAGGAAATGATAATCGATAAGCTGATTTAA
- a CDS encoding peptide chain release factor 3: MSFLKEIQRRRTFGIISHPDAGKTTLTEKLLLFGGAIQEAGAVKNNKIKKGATSDFMEIERQRGISVSTSVLAFNYKEKKINILDTPGHKDFAEDTFRTLTAVDSVIVVIDVAKGVEEQTEKLVAVCRMRNIPMIVFINKLDREGKDAFDLMDEVEQKLGLTVTPLSFPIGMGYDFQGIYNLWEQNINLFSGDSRKNIEETIAFSDVQSPELEKIIGQKPADRLREELELIDEVYPKFNQQDYLDGKLQPVFFGSALNNFGVRELLDCFVSIAPSPRPKDSETRLVDPKEEKMSGFVFKIHANMDPKHRDRLAFIKIVSGTFERNKPYFHVRQKKNLKFSSPNAFFAEKKEIVDISYPGDIVGLHDTGNFKIGDTLTEGEIMSFKGIPSFSPEHFRYINNADPMKAKQLDKGVDQLMDEGVAQLFTLEMNNRKVIGTVGALQYEVIQYRLEHEYGAKCTYENFPVHKACWVKPDDAKNEEFKEFKRIKQKYLAKDKYNQLVFLADSDFTIQMTQSKYPSVKLFFTSEFD; this comes from the coding sequence ATGAGTTTTTTAAAAGAAATACAGCGAAGACGCACTTTTGGGATTATTTCACACCCCGATGCAGGAAAAACAACGCTAACTGAAAAATTACTTCTTTTTGGAGGAGCAATTCAGGAAGCTGGTGCGGTAAAAAACAATAAAATAAAAAAAGGAGCCACCAGTGACTTTATGGAAATTGAACGCCAGAGAGGAATCTCGGTTTCAACTTCTGTTTTGGCCTTCAATTATAAAGAAAAAAAAATCAATATTCTAGACACACCCGGTCATAAGGATTTTGCCGAAGACACCTTTAGAACACTGACCGCTGTTGACAGCGTTATTGTTGTAATCGACGTAGCAAAAGGTGTCGAAGAACAAACCGAAAAACTGGTTGCCGTATGTAGAATGCGTAACATCCCGATGATTGTTTTTATCAACAAATTAGACCGAGAAGGAAAAGACGCATTTGATTTGATGGATGAAGTAGAGCAAAAACTTGGCTTAACCGTAACACCTTTAAGTTTCCCAATCGGAATGGGATATGACTTTCAGGGAATCTACAATCTTTGGGAGCAAAACATCAATTTATTTAGTGGTGACAGCCGTAAAAACATTGAAGAGACAATTGCATTTTCAGATGTTCAAAGTCCCGAATTGGAAAAAATAATCGGTCAAAAACCTGCAGATCGACTACGTGAAGAACTGGAATTAATTGACGAAGTGTATCCCAAATTTAATCAACAAGATTATTTGGACGGAAAATTACAGCCAGTCTTTTTTGGATCTGCCCTAAACAACTTTGGCGTTAGAGAATTATTAGACTGTTTTGTTTCTATCGCACCATCGCCAAGGCCAAAAGATTCTGAAACCCGATTGGTTGATCCGAAAGAAGAAAAAATGTCGGGATTTGTTTTTAAAATTCATGCCAATATGGACCCAAAACACAGAGATCGATTGGCATTTATAAAAATTGTTTCGGGAACTTTTGAAAGAAACAAACCTTATTTTCATGTTCGTCAGAAAAAAAACTTAAAATTCTCAAGCCCTAATGCTTTCTTTGCCGAAAAGAAAGAAATAGTCGATATTTCCTATCCTGGTGATATTGTTGGATTGCATGATACAGGAAATTTCAAAATTGGGGACACTTTGACAGAGGGTGAAATCATGAGTTTCAAAGGAATCCCAAGTTTCTCTCCAGAACATTTTAGATACATCAATAATGCCGATCCGATGAAAGCCAAACAGCTTGACAAAGGTGTTGACCAATTGATGGATGAGGGTGTAGCACAATTATTCACTCTGGAAATGAATAACCGAAAAGTAATTGGAACCGTAGGAGCATTACAATACGAAGTTATCCAATACCGACTGGAACACGAATATGGGGCAAAATGTACCTATGAAAACTTTCCTGTTCACAAAGCTTGCTGGGTAAAACCAGATGATGCTAAAAATGAAGAATTTAAAGAATTCAAAAGAATAAAACAGAAGTATTTGGCAAAAGATAAATACAACCAACTGGTTTTTCTTGCCGATTCGGATTTTACCATTCAGATGACGCAAAGTAAATATCCAAGTGTCAAATTATTTTTCACTTCTGAATTTGATTAA